The Triticum aestivum cultivar Chinese Spring chromosome 3A, IWGSC CS RefSeq v2.1, whole genome shotgun sequence genome includes a region encoding these proteins:
- the LOC123061965 gene encoding uncharacterized protein, with the protein MGRSAGAPRDLPAHQEDEDLFETSSSFSCDSDDEAQFSDGEDQFVPAAQPVRRLNSDGVYDMSSMKAELSAKKGLSKYYDGKSQSFACMSEVRCLEDLPKKSPYKKIKPCRSNIDLDGNQTACPVPAPNTSSKGIAKQSSCANLMVARTSSANMLYRPPAIPVNKSACHQ; encoded by the exons ATGGGCAGATCTGCTGGAGCTCCTCGGGACCTCCCGGCGCACCAGGAAGACGAGGACCTGTTCgagacctcctcctccttctcctgcgACTCCGACGACGAGGCCCAGTTTTCAGACGGCGAGGACCAGTTTGTGCCGGCGGCGCAGCCGGTGCGGAGGTTGAATTCCGACGGCGTCTACGATATGTCGTCCATGAAGGCTGAGCTCTCTGCCAA GAAAGGGCTGTCAAAATACTACGACGGGAAGTCCCAGTCGTTCGCGTGCATGTCCGAGGTGAGGTGCCTGGAGGATCTGCCCAAGAAGAGTCCCTACAAGAAGATCAAGCCGTGCAGGAGCAACATCGATCTAGATGGGAACCAGACAGCTTGCCCCGTACCTGCTCCCAACACCAGCAGCAAGGGAATCGCCAAGCAGAGCTCCTGCGCGAATCTGATGGTGGCGCGGACCAGCAGCGCCAACATGCTCTACAGGCCTCCGGCGATCCCTGTCAACAAGAGCGCGTGCCATCAGTAG
- the LOC123061964 gene encoding endoribonuclease YBEY, chloroplastic: MARIVSRALPFASRSHLHLSPPLRGAALLSSTPLLPHLPAAASTASLLSSRGFTPTPEPSRFAQPFAGFLSGIRGFRRARRGQAAAKREPPQDPAPPPPPPPKESEIELCARISVEDDLPDDVEVLNVIEIMKLNVPMAMKIALDGLLEYNYKTRDTSISDVGKYEKVEVSVLLCNDNFIQNLNKEWRGKDCATDMLSVSQFIPDLDVPTLMLGDIVISVETAARQAEARGHTLLDELRTLVVRGLLRLLGFDRQISDEAAMEMEKEELLILKSLRWKGKGLAKNAPDLSKPNTETLDGQVTNSLKRAGSLRFYRPKFKYIFCDMDGTLLNSKSQVTARNAEALKEARSRGVNIVIATGKTRPAAIDALNMVDLSGRNGIVSESSPGIFLQGLLVYGLKGREIYRNTLNQEVCREAFLYSLEHKIPLVAFSQDRCFSMFEHPLVDSLHDVYHEPKAEIVSSIDQLLGTAEIQKLVFIGTSEGVSSTLRPYWTKAIEERAGVLQAQPDMLELVPPATSKGTGVKILLDHLCISPDEVMAIGDGENDIEMLQLASLGVALANGAEKTKAVANVIGATNDEDGVAQAIYDYAF; encoded by the exons ATGGCGCGCATCGTATCGCGGGCCCTCCCGTTCGCCTCGCGCTCGCACCTCCATCTCTCCCCGCCCCTCCGCGGCGCGGCGCTGCTCAGCTCCAcgccgctcctcccgcacctccccgcGGCGGCGTCCACGGCCTCCCTGCTCTCCTCGCGGGGGTTCACGCCCACCCCCGAGCCCTCCCGCTTCGCGCAGCCTTTCGCGGGATTCCTTTCTGGCATACGCGGCTTCCGAAGGGCGCGGCGCGGGCAGGCGGCGGCGAAGCGAGAGCCGCCGCAGGACCctgcgcccccgcccccgcccccgcccaagGAGAGCGAGATAGAGCTCTGCGCCCGCATCAGCGTCGAGGATGATTTGCCCGACGACGTCGAAGTGCTG AACGTTATAGAAATCATGAAATTAAATGTTCCTATGGCGATGAAAATTGCACTAGATGGACTTCTGGAGTATAACTACAAAACACGAGACACTTCAATAAGTGACGTCGGGAAGTATGAAAAGGTTGAGGTTTCTGTGTTGCTATGCAACGATAACTTCATCCAGAATCTTAACAAAGAATGGAGAGGCAAGGACTGCGCTACTGATATGCTCTCAGTGTCACAGTTCATTCCCGATCTGGATGTTCCTACT CTTATGTTGGGTGATATAGTAATATCCGTGGAAACAGCTGCAAGGCAAGCTGAGGCGAGAGGCCATACCCTTCTTGATGAACTGCGGACACTAGTG GTTCGTGGCCTGTTACGTCTTCTGGGTTTTGACCGTCAGATTAGTGATGAGGCTGCAATGGAAATGGAGAAGGAGGAGCTGCTCATTTTAAAAAGTCTAAGGTGGAAAGGGAAAGGTCTTGCTAAGAACGCTCCTGATTTGAGCAAGCCTAACACAGAAACATTAGATG GACAAGTAACAAACAGTCTAAAGAGAGCTGGCAGCCTAAGATTTTATAGACCAAAATTCAAATATATCTTCTGTGATATGGATG GTACATTGCTCAACAGTAAAAGTCAAGTAACAGCAAGGAATGCAGAAGCTCTAAAGGAAGCTAGGTCAAGAGGTGTAAACATAGTTATTGCCACAGGAAAG ACGCGCCCAGCTGCCATTGATGCTCTTAATATGGTTGATTTATCTGGAAGAAATGGCATTGTTTCAGAATCTTCGCCTGGTATATTTCTTCAG GGGCTGTTGGTTTATGGTTTGAAAGGGAGAGAAATTTATAGAAATACATTGAACCAAGAAGTATGCCGAGAG GCATTCTTATATTCTTTGGAGCACAAGATACCATTAGTAGCATTTAGCCAGGATCGGTGTTTTTCTATGTTTGAGCATCCATTGGTTGATTCTCTCCATGATGTGTACCATGAACCTAAG GCTGAAATAGTGTCATCTATTGATCAGCTTTTAGGAACAGCTGAGATACAG AAACTAGTGTTCATTGGAACTTCTGAGGGAGTTTCTTCCACATTGAGGCCATACTGGACAAAGGCAATAGAAGAAAGGGCTGGTGTTCTTCAGGCACAGCCTGATATGCTTGAGCTTGTACCACCTGCAACTTCGAAGGGCACCGGGGTGAAGATTTTGCTGGACCATCTCTGCATTAGTCCGGACGAG GTAATGGCAATTGGAGATGGAGAAAATGACATAGAAATGCTACAGCTAGCATCACTGGGTGTCGCTCTGGCAAACGGCGCCGAGAAGACCAAAGCAGTGGCAAATGTAATCGGTGCCACCAACGACGAAGATGGAGTTGCACAGGCCATCTATGACTACGCTTTCTAA
- the LOC123061966 gene encoding phosphatidylglycerophosphate phosphatase PTPMT2 yields MRIRELGDGDGRPVEGEEPEEAWAGGGEVVRLRAKRALVGAGARVLFYPTLLYNVLRNQFEAEFRWWDRVDQCILLGAVPFPSDVPRLKQLGVQGVVTLNEPYETLVPMSLYQAYGIDHLVIATRDYLFAPSLEDICRAIDFIHRNASQGGTTYVHCKAGRGRSTTIVLCYLIKYRNMTPEAALDHVRSIRPRVLLAPSQWQAVIVFSTLTTGRLPVRSTNLNCYLEGTKASIPDSDIEDCTVEFDYDDSGLPLCQVMVPRPSSPTGCVDAVFITEADLEGYDAYVDTGKDVVTFEVVASRKPIMRRLSCLFGSLKVTSNCEPAPSRFTEVRAC; encoded by the exons atgAGGATTCGCGAGCTGGGGGACGGCGACGGGAGGCCGGTGGAGGGGGAGGAGCCGGAGGAGGCCTGGGCTGGCGGCGGCGAGGTCGTGCGGCTGAGGGCCAAGCGCGCGCTCGTCGGCGCCGGCGCCAGGGTGCTCTTCTACCCGACGCTTCTCTACAACGTCCTGCGCAACCAGTTCGAGGCGGAGTTCCGGTGGTGGGACCGCGTCGACCAG TGCATTTTGCTAGGAGCTGTTCCTTTCCCAAGTGATGTTCCACGTTTGAAGCAACTTGGAGTTCAGGGAGTTGTAACATTGAATGAGCCTTATGAGACTCTGGTGCCAATGTCCTTGTACCAG GCCTATGGGATTGATCACCTTGTGATTGCCACAAGAGACTACCTGTTCGCACCATCCCTTGAAGATATTTGTCGAGCCATTGATTTTATCCACC GCAATGCGTCACAAGGTGGAACTACTTATGTTCACTGTAAAGCTGGTAGAGGACGAAGTACCACTATTGTTTTGTGCTATTTG ATCAAATATAGGAACATGACTCCTGAAGCAGCTTTGGATCATGTACGATCCATTAGGCCCCGAGTGCTTTTGGCACCATCACAGTGGCAG GCTGTTATCGTATTTAGCACTCTCACCACTGGACGTCTTCCAGTAAGGAGTACAAACCTAAACTGTTACCTAGAAGGCACCAAAGCCTCCATTCCTGACAGTGATATCGAGGACTGCACGGTGGAGTTTGATTACGATGATAGCGGTTTACCTCTTTGTCAAGTTATGGTACCGAGGCCAAGCAGTCCAACTGGATGTGTCGATGCAGTGTTCATAACGGAAGCAGATCTGGAGGGCTACGATGCATATGTTGATACCGGGAAGGATGTTGTGACATTTGAAGTAGTAGCCAGTCGCAAGCCCATTATGAGGAGACTATCGTGCCTCTTTGGATCATTGAAAGTTACCAGCAACTGTGAGCCAGCCCCAAGCCGATTTACCGAGGTTCGCGCCTGCTAG